The following coding sequences lie in one Rubrobacter calidifluminis genomic window:
- a CDS encoding isochorismatase family protein, translating to MHIEGFGGRGGFGRRPALIVIDMNLGFTDPESPLACDLEGPVGEIRELLQAARSARIPVVFTTIAYRESDRLTAAAFIDKVPALLTLEAGSRWAGIDPRIAPHASEPVLNKLFASAFFGTPLGALLTAAGVDTLIITGASTSGCVRATAVDALQHGFRPVVPREAVGDRNPEAHETNLYDIDAKYGDVVSVDELLEYIHAVHAD from the coding sequence ATGCACATAGAAGGCTTCGGCGGACGCGGCGGCTTCGGCCGCCGCCCCGCCCTCATCGTCATCGACATGAACCTCGGCTTCACCGACCCCGAGTCGCCGCTCGCCTGCGACCTCGAAGGGCCGGTCGGGGAGATCCGGGAGCTGCTCCAAGCCGCCCGCTCGGCGCGGATTCCCGTGGTCTTCACCACCATCGCCTACCGGGAGTCCGACAGGCTCACCGCCGCCGCGTTCATAGACAAGGTGCCCGCGCTGCTCACGCTGGAGGCCGGAAGCCGATGGGCCGGGATCGACCCGCGAATAGCGCCGCACGCCTCCGAACCCGTCCTCAACAAGCTCTTCGCCTCCGCTTTCTTCGGAACGCCGCTTGGGGCCCTGCTCACCGCCGCTGGCGTGGACACTCTCATCATCACGGGAGCCTCGACCTCGGGCTGCGTGCGGGCCACCGCCGTCGACGCCCTGCAGCACGGCTTCCGCCCCGTCGTCCCGCGCGAGGCTGTCGGCGACCGTAACCCTGAAGCCCACGAGACCAATCTCTACGACATTGACGCCAAGTACGGCGACGTCGTCTCCGTGGACGAGCTCCTGGAATACATCCACGCCGTACACGCCGACTGA